The following proteins are co-located in the Nocardia bhagyanarayanae genome:
- a CDS encoding SDR family NAD(P)-dependent oxidoreductase — translation MSRAVLVTGASRGIGRAIATMFAEQGDRVAVHYASRRADAGETLRGLPGSGHLLVHGDVGSPSAAEAIVAAAVDGLGAVEVLVNNAALNLPHPLPSTAYDEWQRIWEQTVSVNLLGTANVSYCVARHMIERGIAGRIVNIGSRGASRGEPDHPAYGATKAAVQALGQSLAVSLAPHGIAVASVAPGFVATERVAHRVTAEVEAQSPFGRVAEPVEIAAAVRYLASPEATWTSGAVLDVNGASYLH, via the coding sequence ATGAGCCGGGCGGTGCTGGTGACGGGGGCGTCGCGGGGGATAGGCCGGGCGATCGCGACCATGTTCGCCGAACAGGGCGACCGGGTGGCGGTGCACTACGCGTCGCGGCGGGCCGACGCCGGGGAGACGCTGCGCGGGCTGCCCGGCTCCGGTCACCTGCTGGTGCACGGCGACGTCGGCTCGCCGTCCGCGGCCGAAGCGATCGTGGCCGCCGCCGTCGACGGGCTCGGCGCCGTCGAGGTCCTCGTCAACAACGCCGCGCTGAACCTGCCGCACCCGCTGCCGAGCACCGCCTACGACGAGTGGCAGCGGATCTGGGAGCAGACCGTCTCCGTGAACCTGCTCGGCACCGCGAACGTCAGCTACTGCGTCGCCCGCCACATGATCGAGCGCGGCATCGCCGGTCGCATCGTCAACATCGGCTCACGCGGTGCATCCCGCGGCGAACCCGATCATCCCGCCTACGGCGCGACCAAGGCGGCCGTGCAGGCGCTGGGCCAGTCGCTGGCGGTGTCGCTGGCGCCGCACGGAATCGCCGTCGCGTCGGTCGCCCCCGGATTCGTCGCGACCGAGCGCGTGGCCCACCGCGTCACTGCGGAGGTCGAGGCCCAGAGCCCCTTCGGCCGCGTCGCCGAGCCGGTCGAGATCGCGGCGGCCGTCCGCTACCTCGCCTCTCCGGAAGCCACCTGGACCTCGGGCGCAGTGCTGGACGTCAACGGGGCCTCCTACTTGCACTGA
- a CDS encoding NADH-quinone oxidoreductase subunit J, with amino-acid sequence MAAEPLTRTSTGEAVQFWILAPLAVLGALGMVFAAKAVHSAICLAATMITLAVFYIAQDALFLGVVQIVVYTGAVMMLFLFVLMLVGVDSVESLKETLRGQRFAAAAVGLGFGFLFVSGIAAGVRNSGIRFPASGFAGRDVIGELAELIFVRYVWAFELTGALLITATIGAMVLAHREHFGPRMDQRELSRRRFRDGKSRATPLPTPGVYARHNAVDIPARLPDGSFEELSVSTILRHRRTRALTEAAVISVGSGDGDAKTNGHEPADEEGTR; translated from the coding sequence ATGGCCGCCGAGCCACTGACCCGCACATCCACCGGCGAGGCCGTGCAGTTCTGGATCCTGGCCCCGCTCGCCGTCCTCGGCGCGCTCGGCATGGTGTTCGCGGCCAAGGCCGTGCACTCCGCGATCTGCCTGGCCGCCACCATGATCACGCTGGCGGTGTTCTACATCGCCCAGGACGCGCTGTTCCTCGGCGTGGTGCAGATCGTGGTCTACACCGGCGCGGTGATGATGCTGTTCCTGTTCGTGCTCATGCTGGTGGGCGTCGACTCCGTGGAATCGTTGAAGGAGACCCTGCGCGGCCAGCGCTTCGCCGCCGCCGCGGTGGGGCTCGGTTTCGGCTTCCTGTTCGTCAGCGGCATCGCCGCCGGCGTCCGGAACTCCGGAATCCGCTTCCCCGCCAGCGGTTTCGCCGGTCGCGACGTGATCGGCGAACTCGCCGAGCTGATCTTCGTCCGGTACGTGTGGGCCTTCGAACTCACCGGCGCGCTGCTCATCACCGCCACCATCGGCGCGATGGTGCTCGCGCACCGCGAACACTTCGGGCCGCGGATGGACCAGCGTGAACTGTCCCGCAGGCGGTTCCGCGACGGCAAGAGCCGCGCGACTCCGCTGCCGACGCCCGGCGTCTACGCCAGGCACAACGCGGTGGACATTCCCGCCAGGCTGCCCGACGGCTCGTTCGAGGAGCTGTCGGTCAGCACCATCCTGCGGCACCGCCGCACCAGGGCGCTGACCGAGGCGGCCGTCATCTCGGTCGGCTCCGGCGACGGTGACGCGAAGACCAACGGCCACGAACCCGCCGACGAGGAAGGCACCCGGTGA
- the nuoK gene encoding NADH-quinone oxidoreductase subunit NuoK: MNPENYLFLSALLFTIGAAGVLLRRNAIVVFMCIELMLNAVNLAFVTFARLHANLDGQVFAFFTMVVAAAEVVVGLAIIMTIFRARRSTSVDDANLLKF, translated from the coding sequence GTGAACCCCGAGAACTATCTGTTCCTGTCCGCCCTGCTGTTCACGATCGGCGCGGCCGGAGTGCTGTTGCGGCGCAACGCGATCGTGGTGTTCATGTGCATCGAGCTGATGCTCAACGCGGTGAACCTGGCCTTCGTCACCTTCGCGCGGCTGCACGCGAACCTGGACGGCCAGGTGTTCGCGTTCTTCACGATGGTGGTCGCCGCCGCCGAGGTGGTCGTCGGCCTCGCCATCATCATGACCATCTTCCGCGCCCGCCGCTCGACCTCGGTCGACGACGCCAACCTGCTGAAGTTCTGA
- the nuoN gene encoding NADH-quinone oxidoreductase subunit NuoN, with amino-acid sequence MSTHSIPLAASVPAPSIEYGALAPMLIVFGVAVAAVLVEAFVARRYRYGTQVWLSLIGLAAALAAVVRLAGTESTAVAGAVAIDGVTLFLQGTILVVSILGVLFIAERGAQPRAQARSGPGTWSLAAATVGRGADAFTPQASAVPGSADEQAAVRAGIATTEVFPLTLFAVGGLLLFPASNDLLTMFVALEVLSLPLYLLCGLARRKRLLSQEAALKYFLLGAFSSAFFLYGVALLYGQAGTVRLAGIADAIAAHPSDAMLALLGVAMLAVGLLFKIGAVPFQSWVPDVYQGAPTPITAFMAAATKIAAVGALLRILQVAVPGLRDDWRPVLAAVAIATMVVGAVLAVTQTDVKRMLAYSSVAHAGFIITGLVAANDAGVAAVLFYLVAYGLGTLGAFAVVSLVREPSGDEATALAQWAGLGRRSPWLAAVFALLLLSFAGLPLTSGFVSKFAVFEAAASGDAVTLVIVGVISSAVAAFFYIRVIVLMFFTDPPTDAPVVVTPALTQALVLLTAVATLVLGVFPQPLLDLAERASTFVR; translated from the coding sequence GTGAGCACCCACTCGATCCCGCTCGCCGCGTCCGTGCCCGCGCCCAGCATCGAATACGGCGCGCTCGCACCGATGCTCATCGTGTTCGGCGTCGCGGTGGCCGCGGTGCTGGTGGAGGCGTTCGTCGCGCGGCGGTACCGCTACGGCACCCAGGTGTGGCTCAGCCTGATCGGTCTCGCGGCGGCGTTGGCGGCCGTCGTCCGGTTGGCGGGCACCGAGTCGACCGCGGTGGCCGGTGCCGTTGCGATCGACGGGGTGACTCTGTTCTTGCAGGGCACCATCCTGGTGGTCTCGATCCTCGGCGTGCTGTTCATCGCCGAACGCGGCGCGCAACCGCGCGCGCAGGCGCGATCCGGTCCGGGGACCTGGAGCCTGGCCGCGGCGACCGTCGGTCGCGGCGCGGACGCGTTCACCCCGCAGGCGTCGGCGGTCCCTGGCAGCGCGGACGAGCAGGCCGCGGTCCGCGCGGGCATCGCGACGACCGAGGTCTTCCCACTCACCCTTTTCGCGGTCGGCGGGCTGTTGCTCTTCCCCGCGTCGAACGATCTGCTGACGATGTTCGTCGCGCTGGAAGTGCTGTCGCTGCCGCTGTATCTACTGTGCGGGCTGGCGCGGCGCAAGCGACTGCTCTCCCAGGAGGCGGCGCTGAAATACTTCCTGCTGGGGGCTTTTTCGTCGGCGTTCTTCCTGTACGGCGTCGCGCTGCTGTACGGGCAGGCGGGCACGGTGCGGCTGGCCGGCATCGCCGACGCGATCGCCGCGCACCCGTCCGATGCGATGCTGGCGCTGCTCGGTGTGGCGATGCTGGCGGTCGGGCTGCTGTTCAAGATCGGCGCGGTGCCGTTCCAATCCTGGGTCCCCGACGTGTATCAGGGCGCGCCGACCCCGATCACCGCGTTCATGGCGGCCGCCACCAAGATCGCCGCGGTCGGTGCCCTGTTGCGCATCCTGCAGGTCGCCGTGCCCGGCTTGCGGGACGACTGGCGGCCGGTGCTCGCCGCAGTCGCGATCGCGACGATGGTGGTCGGCGCAGTGCTCGCGGTGACCCAGACCGATGTGAAGCGCATGCTGGCATATTCGTCGGTGGCGCACGCGGGCTTCATCATCACCGGTTTGGTCGCCGCCAACGACGCGGGTGTCGCGGCGGTGCTGTTCTATCTGGTCGCCTACGGGCTCGGCACGCTCGGCGCGTTCGCGGTGGTGAGCCTGGTCCGCGAGCCCAGCGGTGACGAGGCGACCGCGCTGGCGCAGTGGGCCGGGCTCGGCCGCCGCTCCCCTTGGCTGGCCGCGGTTTTCGCGCTGCTGCTGCTCTCCTTCGCCGGTCTGCCGCTCACCAGCGGGTTCGTCAGCAAGTTCGCCGTGTTCGAGGCGGCCGCTTCCGGTGATGCCGTGACGCTCGTCATCGTCGGCGTCATCTCGAGCGCCGTCGCGGCGTTCTTCTACATCCGCGTGATCGTGTTGATGTTCTTCACCGATCCCCCGACGGATGCCCCGGTGGTGGTCACGCCCGCGCTCACGCAGGCACTCGTCCTGCTGACCGCCGTGGCGACCCTGGTGCTCGGTGTGTTCCCCCAGCCGCTGCTGGATCTGGCCGAGCGAGCGTCGACCTTCGTGCGCTAG
- a CDS encoding NADH-quinone oxidoreductase subunit G produces the protein MTATVSTNTSGLAPADLVTVVIDGTSVSVPAGTLVIRAAELIGIQIPRFCDHPLLDPVGACRQCLVEVEGQRKPVASCTQTVADGMIVHTQLTSQAAERAQEGVMELLLINHPLDCPVCDKGGECPLQNQAMSSGRPETRFDGVKRTYPKPIPLSSAVLLDRERCVLCARCTRFSQQVAGDPFIELMDRGALEQVGTAQAEPFDSYFSGNTVQICPVGALTGTSYRFRARPFDLVSSPSVCEHCASGCAQRTDHRRGKVLRRLAGDDPQVNEEWNCDKGRWAFAYATERDRLTTPLVRGWDGTLHPASWSEALAAAAEGLAAAHGNAGVLVGGRVTEEDAYAYSKFARIALGTNDIDFRIRPHSAEEADFLAARVAGQGRTVDYDGLERAPIVLLVGFEPEEESPIVYLRLRKAARKRGLPVYSLAPYASRGLERMSGTLIPAMPGAEPHLMEALRTGEVSFDGSQSEAMAAAARLLRSPGAVIMVGERMAGIPGALSAAVRLAEETGAALAWVPRRAGERGAVEAGALPGLLPGGRPVADPLARQQVREIWNVDELPVTAGRDTAAILDAAPTLGALVVGGVDVADLPDPNAALTAIDAARFVVSLELRHSAVTERADVVFPVAATMEKSGTFRNWEGRPRRFDAALGESTVRRTAAPLSDQRVLQAIAGEMRVRLDLPDTAAARAELAALGAWDGQPVAAPAHRPHPITQPRAGSAVLAGWRMLLDLGRMQDGEPNLAGIARPPVVRLSPATAAEIGAADDDPVTITSERGMLTLPLLITDMPDRVVWLPLNSPGSSVPEQLATQPGGVVQVRHADERMKEHRHE, from the coding sequence ATGACCGCGACTGTGAGTACCAATACGAGCGGGCTCGCGCCCGCGGATCTCGTCACCGTCGTCATCGACGGCACGTCCGTCAGCGTGCCCGCCGGAACCCTGGTGATCCGCGCCGCGGAACTGATCGGCATCCAGATCCCGCGCTTCTGCGACCATCCGCTGCTCGATCCCGTCGGCGCCTGCCGCCAATGCCTGGTCGAGGTGGAGGGCCAGCGCAAGCCGGTCGCGTCCTGCACCCAGACCGTGGCCGACGGCATGATCGTGCACACGCAGCTGACCTCGCAGGCCGCCGAACGCGCGCAGGAAGGGGTGATGGAGCTCCTGCTCATCAACCACCCCCTGGACTGCCCCGTCTGCGACAAGGGCGGCGAGTGCCCGCTGCAGAACCAGGCCATGTCCTCCGGCCGCCCGGAGACCCGGTTCGACGGCGTGAAACGCACCTACCCCAAACCGATTCCGCTGTCCTCGGCCGTCCTGCTGGACCGGGAACGCTGCGTGCTGTGCGCTCGCTGCACCCGGTTCTCACAGCAGGTCGCGGGCGACCCGTTCATCGAGCTGATGGACCGCGGCGCACTCGAACAGGTCGGCACCGCGCAGGCCGAACCGTTCGACTCCTATTTCTCCGGCAACACGGTGCAGATCTGCCCGGTCGGCGCGCTCACCGGTACCAGCTACCGATTCCGCGCCCGCCCCTTCGATCTGGTCTCCAGCCCCAGCGTGTGTGAGCACTGCGCCTCCGGTTGCGCGCAGCGCACCGATCACCGCCGCGGCAAGGTGCTGCGCCGGCTCGCGGGCGACGACCCGCAGGTCAACGAGGAATGGAACTGCGACAAGGGACGCTGGGCGTTCGCCTACGCCACCGAACGCGACCGCCTCACCACCCCCTTGGTGCGCGGCTGGGACGGCACCCTGCATCCGGCGTCCTGGTCCGAGGCGCTCGCCGCCGCGGCCGAAGGGTTGGCCGCCGCGCACGGCAACGCCGGTGTGCTCGTCGGCGGACGGGTGACCGAGGAAGACGCCTACGCCTACTCGAAGTTCGCGCGAATCGCCCTCGGCACCAACGACATCGACTTCCGTATCCGTCCGCATTCGGCGGAGGAAGCCGATTTCCTCGCCGCCCGTGTCGCGGGACAAGGCCGCACCGTCGACTACGACGGTCTGGAGCGGGCCCCGATCGTGCTGCTCGTCGGCTTCGAGCCCGAGGAAGAGTCCCCGATCGTCTACCTGCGGTTGCGCAAGGCCGCCCGCAAGCGCGGCCTGCCCGTCTACTCGCTGGCGCCGTACGCCTCGCGTGGCCTGGAGCGCATGTCGGGCACCCTGATTCCGGCGATGCCCGGCGCCGAGCCGCACCTGATGGAGGCGCTTCGCACGGGCGAGGTTTCGTTCGACGGCAGCCAATCCGAGGCGATGGCCGCGGCCGCGCGACTGTTGCGCAGTCCCGGCGCGGTCATCATGGTCGGTGAGCGCATGGCGGGCATCCCCGGCGCGCTGTCGGCCGCCGTCCGGCTGGCCGAGGAGACCGGCGCCGCGCTGGCGTGGGTGCCGCGGCGGGCGGGCGAGCGCGGCGCGGTCGAAGCGGGGGCGCTTCCCGGCCTGCTGCCCGGCGGACGGCCGGTGGCCGATCCGCTTGCGAGGCAACAGGTTCGCGAGATCTGGAACGTCGACGAACTGCCGGTCACGGCGGGACGCGACACCGCGGCCATCTTGGACGCCGCGCCGACCCTGGGCGCGCTGGTCGTCGGCGGCGTCGATGTCGCCGACCTGCCCGACCCGAACGCCGCGCTCACCGCCATCGACGCGGCACGCTTCGTCGTCAGCCTGGAACTGCGGCACAGCGCCGTCACCGAGCGCGCCGACGTGGTCTTCCCGGTGGCCGCGACCATGGAGAAGTCCGGCACCTTCCGCAACTGGGAGGGCAGGCCGCGCCGGTTCGACGCCGCGCTCGGCGAATCCACCGTGCGCCGCACCGCCGCACCGCTGTCCGATCAGCGGGTGCTGCAAGCCATAGCCGGCGAGATGCGGGTGCGCCTCGACCTTCCCGACACCGCGGCGGCGCGCGCCGAACTCGCCGCGCTCGGCGCCTGGGACGGGCAGCCCGTCGCCGCGCCCGCGCACCGGCCGCATCCGATCACCCAGCCCCGTGCGGGCAGCGCGGTGTTGGCGGGCTGGCGGATGCTGCTCGACCTGGGCCGCATGCAGGACGGCGAACCGAATCTGGCGGGCATCGCCCGTCCGCCGGTGGTCCGGCTCTCCCCGGCGACCGCCGCCGAGATCGGCGCGGCCGACGACGATCCGGTCACCATCACCTCCGAGCGCGGCATGCTCACGCTGCCGTTGCTGATCACCGACATGCCCGATCGGGTGGTGTGGCTGCCGCTGAATTCCCCCGGCAGCTCCGTGCCCGAACAGCTTGCCACCCAGCCGGGCGGCGTCGTGCAAGTACGCCACGCCGACGAGAGGATGAAGGAACACCGCCATGAGTGA
- the nuoI gene encoding NADH-quinone oxidoreductase subunit NuoI, giving the protein MEPLSGFAVTALTMFKKPNTEFYPEHKVPTAPRYHGRHQLNRHPDGLEKCIGCELCAWACPADAIYVEGADNTETERFSPGERYGRVYQINYLRCIGCGLCIEACPTRALTMTNEYELADDNRADLIYEKDRLLAPLEPGMTAPPHEMYPGTTEGDYYRGTLPGADAETDEQQPATAGAEGGTR; this is encoded by the coding sequence CTGGAACCGCTTTCTGGTTTCGCGGTCACCGCGCTCACCATGTTCAAGAAGCCGAACACCGAGTTCTACCCCGAGCACAAGGTGCCGACCGCGCCCCGCTATCACGGCCGCCACCAGCTCAACCGTCATCCCGACGGTCTGGAGAAGTGCATCGGCTGCGAGCTGTGCGCCTGGGCCTGCCCAGCCGACGCGATCTACGTGGAAGGCGCGGACAACACCGAGACCGAACGCTTCTCCCCCGGCGAACGTTACGGCCGCGTCTACCAGATCAACTACCTGCGCTGCATCGGCTGCGGCCTGTGCATCGAGGCCTGCCCTACGCGAGCGCTCACCATGACCAACGAGTACGAGCTCGCCGACGACAACCGCGCCGACCTCATCTACGAGAAGGACCGGCTGCTCGCGCCGCTGGAACCGGGCATGACCGCACCGCCGCACGAGATGTACCCCGGGACGACCGAGGGCGACTACTACCGCGGCACCCTCCCCGGCGCGGACGCCGAAACCGACGAGCAGCAGCCCGCGACAGCAGGCGCGGAAGGAGGGACGCGGTGA
- a CDS encoding NADH-quinone oxidoreductase subunit M yields MTTYPWLTTLWLIPVVGAVVVLALPAARRVLARSVALTFSVAALVLAVVLATRFEPGGEQYQFIESHEWIPAFGAGYTLGLDGIALVLVLLTTALVPLLILAGWHDDRAAGSGKRVAHTYVALILLVEAMVLVSFLSLDILLFYVFFEAMLIPMYFLIGGFGPKTADVQLRQQRSRAAVKFLLYNLFGGLIMLAAVIGLYVLTAREGIGADGAGTFDFRTVVAAANAGELGAGPAVLNALFLGFMFAFAVKAPLWPLHTWLPDAAVAATPSSAVLMMAVVDKVGTFGMLRYCLLLFPDASGTYAPLVITLAVVGIVYGALLAIGQTDVMRLIAYTSISHFGFIILGIFAMTSQAQTGATLYMINHGVSTAALFLIAGFLVSRRGTRVIAEYGGVQKVAPVLAETFLIAGLATLSLPGLAPFVSEFLVLVGTFSRYQVAAIIATAALVLAAIYVLWMYQRMMTGPVQKGNENLHDLVPREMLVVAPLIAALLFLGLYPKPVLDFIDPAVGQTLTTIGRHDPAPTVPAPAAGAANLQEGGHK; encoded by the coding sequence GTGACTACCTATCCCTGGTTGACCACCCTCTGGCTGATTCCGGTCGTCGGCGCGGTCGTCGTGCTGGCGTTGCCCGCCGCGCGGCGGGTGCTGGCACGCAGTGTGGCGCTGACCTTCTCGGTCGCCGCGCTGGTGCTCGCCGTCGTACTCGCCACGCGCTTCGAGCCCGGCGGTGAGCAGTACCAGTTCATCGAATCGCACGAGTGGATCCCCGCTTTCGGCGCCGGATACACCCTCGGCTTGGACGGCATCGCGCTGGTGCTCGTGCTGCTCACGACCGCGCTGGTGCCGCTGCTGATCCTGGCGGGCTGGCACGACGACCGCGCGGCGGGCTCCGGCAAGCGGGTGGCGCACACCTACGTGGCGCTGATCCTGCTCGTCGAGGCGATGGTGCTCGTCTCCTTCCTGTCGCTGGACATCCTGCTGTTCTACGTCTTCTTCGAGGCCATGCTCATCCCGATGTACTTCCTCATCGGCGGCTTCGGGCCCAAGACGGCGGATGTGCAGCTGCGCCAGCAGCGTTCGCGGGCGGCGGTGAAGTTCCTGCTGTACAACCTGTTCGGCGGACTGATCATGCTGGCCGCGGTCATCGGTCTCTACGTGCTGACCGCACGCGAGGGCATCGGCGCGGACGGTGCGGGCACCTTCGACTTCCGCACCGTGGTCGCCGCCGCCAATGCCGGCGAGCTCGGCGCGGGTCCGGCGGTGCTCAACGCCCTGTTCCTCGGGTTCATGTTCGCCTTCGCCGTGAAGGCGCCGCTGTGGCCGCTGCACACCTGGCTGCCCGACGCGGCGGTCGCCGCGACACCGTCCAGTGCCGTGCTGATGATGGCGGTGGTCGACAAGGTGGGCACCTTCGGCATGCTGCGCTACTGCCTGCTGCTGTTCCCCGACGCCTCGGGAACCTATGCGCCGCTGGTGATCACGCTCGCGGTGGTCGGCATCGTCTACGGTGCGCTGCTGGCGATCGGCCAGACCGACGTGATGCGGCTCATCGCCTACACCTCGATCTCGCACTTCGGCTTCATCATCCTCGGCATCTTCGCCATGACCAGTCAGGCGCAGACGGGCGCGACGCTTTACATGATCAACCACGGCGTCTCCACCGCCGCGCTGTTCCTGATCGCCGGGTTCCTCGTCTCGCGGCGCGGCACCCGGGTCATCGCCGAGTACGGCGGGGTGCAGAAGGTGGCGCCGGTGCTGGCCGAGACGTTCCTCATCGCGGGTCTGGCCACGCTGTCGCTGCCCGGCCTCGCGCCGTTCGTCAGCGAATTCCTCGTATTGGTCGGCACTTTCAGCCGCTACCAGGTGGCCGCGATCATCGCGACCGCCGCGCTGGTGCTCGCCGCGATCTACGTGCTGTGGATGTACCAGCGGATGATGACGGGTCCGGTGCAGAAGGGCAACGAGAACCTCCACGATCTGGTACCCCGAGAAATGCTCGTCGTCGCACCGCTGATCGCGGCGCTGCTGTTCCTCGGCCTCTATCCGAAACCGGTGCTGGACTTCATCGATCCCGCCGTCGGCCAGACACTGACCACCATCGGCCGCCACGATCCCGCGCCGACGGTTCCGGCGCCCGCAGCGGGCGCGGCGAACCTCCAGGAAGGAGGGCACAAGTGA
- the nuoL gene encoding NADH-quinone oxidoreductase subunit L, whose protein sequence is MDTAILTLLPALPLAGAVVLLLLGRAADKWGHLLGCLAALASFGVAVWAFVVMLGRDGAERAVNADLFSWVPVSGLQVDFGLQIDQLSMCFALLITGVGSLIHLYSIGYMSHDPDRRRFFAYLNLFLAAMLLLVLANNYLVLYLGWEGVGLASYLLIGFWYGKPSAATAAKKAFVVNRVGDMGLALAMMAMFATFGSIGFGEVFAAAPGASEGTLTAIGLLLLLAACGKSAQVPLQSWLGDAMEGPTPVSALIHAATMVTAGVYLIARSNVIFDLAPNAQLAVVLVGAVTLLFGAIVGCAKDDIKKALAASTMSQIGYMVLAAGLGPAGYAFAIMHLLTHGFFKAGLFLGAGSVMHAMDDEVDMRRYGGLRKFLPITYVTFGLGYLAIIGVPPFAGFFSKDKIIEVAFNQGGAAGYALGTVTLLGAGLTAFYMTRVMLMTFFGSPRWKPDTHPHEAPAVMTGPMILLAIGSLASGLVFVLGNALVNWLEPVVGAHHGEEVVPAGVVTALALAVVSVGVTVAYSQYAQRDIPETAPQEVSALTVAARKDLYGDAVNEGVFMRPGQHLTRSLVFVDNRGIDGIVNGTAALIGGLSARVRRVQSGFVRSYALSMFTGAALVAAALLAVRIW, encoded by the coding sequence GTGGATACCGCGATCCTGACGCTGCTGCCCGCGCTGCCGCTGGCCGGGGCCGTCGTACTGCTGCTCCTCGGGCGCGCCGCCGACAAGTGGGGCCATCTGCTCGGTTGCCTCGCCGCGCTGGCCTCCTTCGGCGTGGCCGTGTGGGCGTTCGTCGTCATGCTCGGGCGCGACGGCGCCGAGCGGGCGGTGAACGCGGATTTGTTCAGCTGGGTGCCGGTGAGCGGCCTGCAAGTGGACTTCGGCCTCCAAATCGACCAGCTGTCCATGTGTTTCGCGCTGCTGATCACCGGTGTCGGCTCGCTGATCCACCTGTACTCGATCGGGTACATGAGCCACGATCCGGACCGGCGGCGGTTCTTCGCCTACCTCAACCTGTTCCTCGCGGCCATGCTGCTACTGGTGCTGGCGAACAACTACCTGGTGCTCTACCTCGGCTGGGAGGGCGTCGGTCTCGCCTCCTACCTGCTGATCGGCTTCTGGTACGGAAAGCCTTCCGCCGCGACGGCCGCCAAGAAGGCGTTCGTGGTGAACCGGGTCGGCGACATGGGCTTGGCCCTGGCCATGATGGCGATGTTCGCGACCTTCGGCTCGATCGGGTTCGGCGAGGTGTTCGCCGCCGCGCCGGGCGCGAGCGAGGGCACGCTCACCGCGATCGGCCTGCTGCTGTTGCTCGCCGCATGCGGCAAGTCCGCGCAGGTGCCGCTGCAATCCTGGCTCGGTGACGCGATGGAGGGCCCGACGCCGGTGTCGGCGCTCATCCACGCCGCCACCATGGTCACCGCCGGCGTCTACCTGATCGCGCGGTCCAACGTGATCTTCGACCTCGCGCCGAACGCCCAGCTGGCCGTGGTGCTCGTCGGCGCGGTGACGCTGCTGTTCGGCGCGATCGTCGGCTGCGCCAAGGACGACATCAAGAAGGCGCTGGCCGCGTCCACCATGAGCCAGATCGGGTACATGGTGCTCGCGGCGGGCCTCGGCCCCGCCGGCTACGCCTTCGCGATCATGCACCTGCTCACCCACGGCTTCTTCAAGGCGGGCCTGTTCCTCGGCGCGGGCTCGGTGATGCACGCGATGGACGACGAGGTCGACATGCGCCGCTACGGCGGACTGCGCAAATTCCTGCCGATCACCTACGTCACCTTCGGGCTCGGCTACCTCGCGATCATCGGGGTGCCGCCGTTCGCGGGGTTCTTCTCCAAGGACAAGATCATCGAGGTTGCCTTCAACCAGGGCGGCGCGGCCGGTTACGCACTCGGCACGGTCACTTTGCTCGGTGCGGGTCTCACCGCGTTCTACATGACGCGGGTGATGCTGATGACGTTCTTCGGCTCGCCACGTTGGAAGCCCGACACGCATCCGCACGAGGCTCCCGCGGTGATGACCGGGCCGATGATCCTGCTTGCCATCGGCTCGCTCGCGTCGGGCCTGGTGTTCGTGCTCGGCAACGCGCTGGTGAACTGGCTCGAACCGGTGGTCGGCGCGCACCACGGCGAGGAGGTCGTGCCCGCGGGCGTGGTCACCGCCCTCGCGCTGGCCGTCGTCTCGGTCGGCGTCACCGTCGCCTACAGCCAGTACGCGCAACGTGACATCCCCGAGACCGCACCGCAGGAGGTGTCGGCGCTGACCGTCGCCGCCCGCAAGGATCTCTACGGCGACGCGGTCAACGAGGGCGTGTTCATGCGTCCCGGCCAGCACCTCACCCGGTCGCTGGTGTTCGTCGACAACCGCGGCATCGACGGGATCGTCAACGGCACGGCCGCGCTGATCGGCGGGCTCTCGGCTCGCGTCCGCCGGGTCCAGTCCGGATTCGTGCGGTCCTACGCCCTGTCCATGTTCACCGGCGCGGCCCTGGTGGCCGCCGCCCTGCTGGCGGTGAGGATCTGGTGA